Below is a genomic region from Candidatus Palauibacter scopulicola.
TCCCGGCGCTTCACGCCGTGACGGTGATGGGCTCTCTGATGACCGCACTGCCGCCGACGTCCTCGCGGGCCATTTCCCGGTTGGCTTCGATCACCAAGGCGACGGCTTCGCGAAGGTTCGACCGAGTTTCCTTGAGGGTAGCGCCCTGGGTGTTGGCACCGGGAAACTCTTCGATGAAGGCGATGTAGCC
It encodes:
- a CDS encoding type II toxin-antitoxin system HicB family antitoxin, coding for MDLQCTAVFRRVPEGYIAFIEEFPGANTQGATLKETRSNLREAVALVIEANREMAREDVGGSAVIREPITVTA